The proteins below come from a single Ictalurus furcatus strain D&B chromosome 15, Billie_1.0, whole genome shotgun sequence genomic window:
- the LOC128619722 gene encoding potassium voltage-gated channel subfamily A member 3 produces the protein MCMDDHLSLLRSPPPSSSKHRGDGTQVNRGYTDTEREDTMTVVACGESNLEEPALERYETQHDCCERVVINISGLRFETQLKTLAQFPQTLLGDPKKRMRYFDPLRNEYFFDRNRPSFDAILYYYQSGGRIRRPVNVPIDIFSEEIRFYELGEEAMEKFREDEGFIKEEERPLPTREFQRQLWLLFEYPESSGPARAIAIVSVLVILISIVIFCLETLPEFREDDNREPALTSTMMNSTTTVLPSPFSDPFFVVETLCIIWFSFELLVRFFACPSKATFSKNIMNIIDIVAIIPYFITLGTELAERQGNGQQAMSLAILRVIRLVRVFRIFKLSRHSKGLQILGQTLKASMRELGLLIFFLFIGVILFSSAVYFAEADDPDSGFNSIPDAFWWAVVTMTTVGYGDMHPVTIGGKIVGSLCAIAGVLTIALPVPVIVSNFNYFYHRETEGEEQAQYLHVASCQPLSSSSEELKKTRCSSSSSLSRSEYMVIEEGAFTQPNFPSQNNQNCVHIKKIFTDV, from the coding sequence ATGTGTATGGATGACCACCTGAGTCTCCTCCGCTCTCCTCCGCCTTCCTCGTCCAAGCACCGGGGCGACGGCACCCAGGTGAACCGCGGCTACACCGACACGGAGCGCGAGGACACCATGACGGTGGTGGCGTGCGGCGAGAGCAACCTGGAGGAGCCCGCGCTCGAGCGCTACGAGACCCAGCACGATTGCTGCGAGCGCGTGGTGATCAACATCTCCGGTCTGCGCTTCGAGACGCAGCTCAAGACGCTCGCGCAGTTTCCGCAAACTTTACTCGGCGACCCGAAAAAGCGCATGCGCTACTTCGACCCGCTCAGGAACGAGTACTTCTTCGACCGCAACCGACCGAGTTTTGACGCCATTCTGTATTACTATCAATCCGGCGGGCGCATCCGGAGACCCGTGAACGTTCCCATCGACATTTTCTCCGAGGAGATCCGCTTCTACGAGCTCGGCGAGGAGGCCATGGAGAAATTCCGGGAGGATGAAGGGTTTATTAAAGAAGAAGAGCGTCCTTTACCGACACGCGAGTTCCAGAGGCAGCTGTGGCTGTTGTTTGAATATCCTGAAAGTTCAGGTCCGGCGCGCGCCATCGCCATCGTCTCGGTGCTGGTCATTTTGATCTCCATCGTCATCTTCTGTTTGGAGACGCTCCCCGAGTTCAGAGAGGACGACAACCGAGAGCCAGCACTCACCTCCACCATGATGAACTCCACCACGACGGTTCTTCCGAGCCCGTTCTCGGACCCTTTCTTCGTCGTGGAGACGCTTTGCATCATCTGGTTCTCGTTTGAGCTCCTGGTGAGATTCTTTGCGTGCCCGAGCAAAGCGACGTTCTCCAAGAACATCATGAATATCATTGACATCGTGGCGATCATTCCGTACTTCATAACGTTAGGGACGGAACTCGCGGAGCGCCAGGGGAACGGTCAGCAGGCCATGAGTTTAGCCATTCTCCGAGTGATCCGTCTGGTGCGCGTCTTCAGGATCTTCAAACTCTCACGCCACTCCAAGGGCCTTCAGATTCTGGGACAGACGCTCAAGGCGAGCATGCGGGAACTGGGCTTGCTCatcttctttctcttcatcgGGGTCATCCTGTTCTCCAGCGCCGTCTATTTCGCAGAAGCGGACGACCCAGACTCGGGCTTCAACAGCATCCCGGATGCCTTCTGGTGGGCCGTGGTGACCATGACGACGGTGGGATATGGAGACATGCACCCTGTGACGATCGGGGGTAAAATCGTCGGGTCGTTGTGTGCCATCGCGGGCGTCTTGACCATCGCTCTTCCTGTCCCGGTCATCGTCTCAAACTTCAATTACTTCTACCACCGGGAGACGGAAGGAGAAGAGCAGGCGCAGTACCTACACGTCGCGAGCTGCCAGCCACTCTCGTCCTCGTCCGAGGAGCTGAAGAAGACGCGCTGCTCATCCTCGTCCTCGCTCAGCCGGTCCGAGTACATGGTGATCGAAGAAGGAGCCTTCACCCAGCCCAACTTCCCGTCTCAGAACAACCAGAACTGCGTCCATATCAAAAAGATCTTCACGGACGTTTAA